The following coding sequences are from one Roseburia hominis A2-183 window:
- the radC gene encoding RadC family protein has protein sequence MNHHFTTVKELPDSEKPYEKFLISGVESLSDAELIAVIIRSGTRGTRSVEVAQELLRQDGHDLLNLYTLSVQDMQKIPGIGQVKAIQLKCIAELSKRMAKTRYKERICLGDPGSIASYYMEDMRHESRERTMVLLFDAKCRLLEKVMMSVGSATAALVSPREIFLAALDKSAIQIVLMHNHPSGDPSPSAEDDAVTKRVAECGALLGIPLVDHIIIGDRTYYSYRECKRIQ, from the coding sequence ATGAATCATCATTTTACAACGGTTAAGGAACTGCCGGACTCGGAGAAGCCATATGAGAAGTTTTTAATATCCGGGGTCGAATCCTTAAGCGATGCGGAGCTGATTGCCGTCATCATACGTTCAGGGACGCGCGGGACGCGTTCTGTGGAAGTGGCGCAGGAATTGCTGCGGCAGGACGGACACGATCTGTTGAATCTCTACACGTTATCTGTTCAGGATATGCAGAAGATTCCCGGAATCGGACAGGTGAAGGCGATCCAGTTAAAATGCATTGCAGAATTATCCAAACGGATGGCGAAGACGCGCTATAAAGAGCGCATCTGTCTTGGCGATCCGGGCTCCATTGCAAGTTATTACATGGAGGATATGCGGCATGAGAGCAGAGAGCGTACGATGGTGCTTCTCTTTGACGCCAAATGCCGCCTGCTGGAGAAGGTTATGATGTCTGTCGGTAGTGCGACGGCTGCACTTGTCTCACCGCGCGAGATTTTTCTCGCTGCATTGGACAAAAGTGCGATTCAGATTGTGCTGATGCACAATCATCCCAGCGGTGATCCCTCCCCTTCGGCGGAGGACGATGCAGTGACAAAGAGAGTGGCGGAGTGCGGAGCGCTTCTTGGCATCCCTCTTGTGGATCACATTATTATCGGTGACCGCACGTACTACAGCTACAGAGAATGCAAAAGAATACAATAA
- a CDS encoding methionine gamma-lyase family protein, protein MNQLLQEQYERLGISPEVSAFGEKIEASLKQRFEEIDARAEYNQLKVLKAMQDNRVSAECFNTTSGYGYNDLGRDTLEKVYASCFGGEDALVRPQITCGTHALALALMSNLRPGDELLSPVGKPYDTLEEVIGIRPSKGSLAEYGITYRQVDLLADGEFDYEGIRAAINERTHLVTIQRSKGYAPRKTLSVERIGKLIAFIKDIKPDVICMVDNCYGEFVEEREPIEVGADMIVGSLIKNPGGGLAPIGGYIVGKKECVENAAYRLTSPGLGKEVGASLGILQSFYQGLFLAPTVVSGALKGAIFAANIYEKLGFDVVPDGSESRHDIIQAISFHNPDALIAFCEGIQAAAPVDSYVTPEPWAMPGYDSDVIMAAGAFVQGSSIELSADGPIKPPYAVYFQGGLTWYHAKLGILKSLQKLKERKLVNLDALC, encoded by the coding sequence ATGAATCAGTTATTACAGGAACAATACGAGCGTCTGGGGATTTCCCCGGAGGTAAGTGCATTCGGGGAAAAAATAGAAGCTTCCTTGAAGCAGCGTTTTGAAGAGATTGATGCACGCGCAGAATACAACCAGCTAAAAGTGTTAAAAGCCATGCAGGACAACCGTGTCTCGGCAGAATGTTTCAATACGACTTCCGGGTACGGCTACAACGATCTGGGCAGAGACACCCTGGAAAAAGTCTATGCCTCCTGCTTCGGCGGGGAGGATGCGCTGGTGCGTCCGCAGATCACGTGCGGCACCCACGCGCTGGCGCTGGCTCTGATGTCCAATCTGCGGCCGGGCGATGAACTGTTATCCCCGGTCGGCAAGCCATACGATACGCTGGAGGAGGTCATCGGCATCCGGCCGTCCAAGGGATCGCTCGCCGAGTACGGCATTACCTACCGTCAGGTGGATCTGCTTGCGGACGGAGAGTTTGACTATGAAGGCATCCGCGCCGCCATCAACGAGCGCACGCATCTTGTCACCATCCAGCGTTCCAAGGGATATGCGCCGCGCAAGACGCTCTCTGTGGAGCGCATCGGAAAACTGATCGCATTCATCAAGGACATCAAACCGGACGTGATCTGCATGGTCGACAACTGCTACGGCGAATTCGTGGAAGAGCGTGAGCCGATTGAGGTCGGGGCAGACATGATTGTCGGTTCCCTCATCAAGAATCCGGGCGGCGGACTTGCACCGATCGGCGGCTATATTGTCGGCAAAAAAGAATGTGTGGAAAATGCGGCATACCGTCTGACTTCCCCGGGACTCGGCAAGGAGGTCGGCGCTTCCCTCGGCATTCTGCAGTCGTTCTACCAGGGACTGTTCCTGGCACCGACCGTGGTGAGCGGCGCGTTAAAGGGCGCTATTTTTGCGGCAAATATTTATGAAAAGCTGGGATTTGACGTTGTGCCGGACGGCAGTGAGAGCCGTCACGACATCATCCAGGCGATTTCCTTCCACAATCCGGACGCACTGATCGCCTTCTGCGAGGGAATTCAGGCTGCGGCGCCTGTGGACAGCTACGTGACGCCGGAACCGTGGGCGATGCCGGGCTACGACAGCGATGTCATCATGGCGGCAGGTGCATTTGTGCAGGGTTCCTCCATCGAACTGTCTGCCGACGGACCAATCAAACCGCCGTATGCCGTGTATTTTCAGGGCGGTCTGACCTGGTACCATGCGAAACTCGGCATTTTGAAATCTTTACAAAAACTTAAGGAACGAAAACTTGTGAATCTGGATGCGTTATGCTAA
- the miaA gene encoding tRNA (adenosine(37)-N6)-dimethylallyltransferase MiaA, whose amino-acid sequence MKPNPMVILTGPTAVGKTALSIALAKKINGAIISADSMQVYKYMDIGSAKIMPEEMDGVRHYLVDELDPSDEFHVVRFVEMAKQALKEITANGQIPIVVGGTGFYIQALLYDIDFTEQECDSAYRRQLEELAETRGNHYLHEMLKAVDPASAEAIHENNRKRVIRALEFYHESGERISEHNERESQKTSPYNFAYFVLNDDREKLYRRIDARVDAMVKAGLVDEVARLQQMGCHADMVSMQGLGYKEILAYLNGTSTLEEAIYIIKRESRHFAKRQLTWFRRERDVIWLNKPDFEYDDTKILTYMMDVLQAKGILPA is encoded by the coding sequence ATGAAACCAAATCCCATGGTAATTCTGACCGGCCCGACAGCGGTCGGGAAGACAGCGCTTTCCATTGCACTGGCGAAAAAAATAAACGGAGCCATTATATCTGCGGATTCCATGCAGGTGTATAAATACATGGATATCGGCTCGGCAAAAATCATGCCGGAGGAGATGGACGGCGTCCGGCACTATCTTGTGGACGAACTGGATCCATCCGATGAGTTCCATGTCGTCCGTTTTGTGGAGATGGCAAAGCAGGCGTTAAAAGAGATTACGGCAAACGGTCAGATCCCCATTGTGGTGGGCGGAACCGGATTCTATATCCAGGCGCTGCTCTACGATATTGATTTTACGGAGCAGGAGTGTGACAGTGCATACCGCAGGCAGCTGGAAGAGCTGGCAGAGACACGCGGGAATCATTATCTTCACGAAATGCTAAAGGCGGTAGATCCGGCATCTGCAGAGGCGATCCACGAGAATAACCGCAAGCGCGTCATCCGCGCCCTGGAATTTTACCATGAGTCCGGCGAGCGGATCTCCGAGCATAACGAGCGGGAGAGCCAGAAGACATCCCCCTACAACTTTGCCTATTTTGTCTTAAATGACGACCGCGAAAAGCTTTACCGCCGCATCGATGCGCGCGTTGATGCCATGGTAAAGGCTGGGCTTGTCGATGAGGTGGCAAGGCTGCAGCAGATGGGCTGCCATGCGGATATGGTGTCCATGCAGGGACTTGGCTATAAAGAGATACTGGCGTATTTAAACGGCACCAGCACCCTGGAGGAAGCGATCTATATCATCAAGCGCGAATCGAGACATTTTGCCAAGCGGCAGCTGACCTGGTTCCGCAGGGAGCGGGATGTCATCTGGCTGAACAAGCCGGATTTTGAGTATGACGATACAAAAATACTTACATACATGATGGATGTGTTACAGGCGAAAGGAATTTTGCCGGCATAA
- the mutL gene encoding DNA mismatch repair endonuclease MutL, whose product MPQITLLSQETIDKIAAGEVVERPSSVVKELVENAIDARATAVTVEIKEGGTTFVRITDNGCGIEREQVPLAFLRHSTSKIKSVEDLLCIHSLGFRGEALSSIAAVSQVELITKTYSDLTGTRYVIEGSREMSNDEIGAPDGTTFIVRNLFYNTPARKKFLKTAQTEGNYISDLIERLALSHPDVSFKFISNGQTKMHTSGNSNEKDLIYHIYGRDITAALLPVCAETEYFSVKGFVGKPMISRGNRSYESYFINGRYIKSALLSKAVEEAYKGFMMQHQYPFCVLYFTMDTELLDVNVHPTKMELRFSNNEEVYRKLYQTIRDVLTHKEFIPAVPVEEKKEEKRPAITGSLPEPFETKRLHIPPQTQVLPQGQNVTPEPVRTPENLDVFRQLLVREESSYHADSASAGSASAEDGSRIQEMSWEAECIPAADTVQPDVQPEPIPKAEAVRGTPDTPENLNTPENLNMPENLNMPETDTQNVQETQNPQETADTVVYEQQTLEAADTGFFTPDAARRHRIIGEVFDTYWLIEYEDKLFIIDQHAAHEKVLYERTMARVRTQNFASQTLSPPIILTLSAEEQEMLTRYGEQIRLFGYEVEPFGGKEFAITAIPADFEAVDMKGMFLDMLDDFTNISGREAPELILEKVASMSCKAAIKGGDSISRAEAEQLIDELLSLENPYHCPHGRPTIISMSKYEIEKKFKRIV is encoded by the coding sequence ATGCCGCAGATAACACTGCTTTCGCAGGAAACAATCGATAAAATAGCAGCCGGGGAGGTGGTGGAACGGCCGTCCTCGGTGGTCAAGGAGCTTGTCGAGAACGCGATCGATGCCCGGGCAACCGCCGTCACGGTCGAGATCAAGGAGGGCGGCACAACGTTCGTGCGCATTACGGATAACGGCTGCGGAATTGAGCGTGAGCAGGTACCGCTCGCGTTTCTGCGCCATTCCACCAGCAAGATTAAGAGTGTGGAAGACCTTTTATGCATCCATTCGCTCGGGTTTCGCGGTGAGGCGCTCTCAAGCATTGCCGCCGTATCGCAGGTGGAGCTGATTACCAAGACTTACAGCGATCTGACCGGAACGCGCTATGTCATTGAAGGCTCAAGAGAGATGAGCAACGATGAGATCGGCGCGCCGGACGGCACGACCTTCATCGTCAGAAACCTCTTTTACAATACGCCGGCACGGAAAAAGTTTTTAAAAACCGCGCAGACGGAGGGAAATTATATCAGTGACCTGATAGAGCGCCTTGCCTTGTCCCATCCGGATGTCTCTTTTAAGTTTATCAGCAACGGACAGACCAAGATGCATACCTCCGGCAACTCCAATGAAAAAGATCTGATCTATCATATCTACGGGCGCGATATTACGGCGGCGCTTCTTCCGGTCTGCGCAGAGACAGAATATTTCTCGGTAAAGGGCTTTGTCGGAAAACCGATGATTTCCCGCGGAAACCGCAGCTACGAAAGCTATTTTATCAATGGACGCTACATCAAAAGCGCACTGCTCTCCAAAGCGGTGGAAGAGGCGTACAAGGGCTTTATGATGCAGCATCAGTATCCGTTCTGCGTGCTGTATTTTACCATGGATACGGAGCTTTTGGACGTCAATGTGCATCCGACCAAGATGGAGCTTCGTTTTTCCAACAATGAGGAAGTGTACCGGAAGCTATATCAGACGATCCGCGATGTGCTGACTCACAAGGAATTTATTCCGGCTGTCCCGGTGGAGGAAAAGAAAGAAGAAAAGCGGCCAGCCATTACCGGTAGCCTGCCGGAGCCATTTGAGACAAAACGTCTGCATATCCCGCCGCAGACACAGGTGCTGCCGCAGGGGCAGAACGTGACGCCGGAACCAGTCAGAACACCGGAAAATCTGGACGTGTTCCGGCAGCTTCTGGTGCGGGAGGAGAGCAGCTATCATGCGGATTCCGCATCTGCGGGTTCTGCTTCGGCCGAAGACGGCAGCCGGATACAGGAGATGTCATGGGAAGCGGAATGCATACCGGCGGCGGATACCGTACAGCCGGATGTGCAGCCGGAGCCGATTCCTAAGGCAGAGGCCGTGCGGGGAACTCCTGATACACCGGAGAATCTGAATACGCCGGAGAATCTGAATATGCCGGAGAATCTGAATATGCCGGAGACAGACACACAGAATGTGCAGGAGACGCAGAATCCGCAGGAGACAGCGGACACGGTCGTGTACGAGCAGCAGACGCTCGAGGCGGCGGACACCGGATTTTTCACGCCGGATGCAGCCAGACGGCACCGGATCATCGGCGAAGTGTTTGACACCTACTGGCTGATTGAATACGAGGATAAGCTGTTCATTATCGACCAGCATGCCGCCCATGAAAAAGTGCTCTATGAGCGCACCATGGCGCGCGTCCGCACACAGAATTTTGCCTCGCAGACGCTAAGCCCGCCGATCATTCTGACGTTGAGCGCCGAGGAACAGGAAATGCTTACACGCTACGGGGAGCAGATCCGTCTGTTCGGTTATGAGGTGGAGCCGTTCGGCGGCAAGGAATTTGCCATCACGGCGATTCCAGCCGATTTTGAGGCGGTCGATATGAAAGGCATGTTCTTGGACATGCTGGACGATTTTACCAACATAAGCGGCAGGGAAGCACCGGAACTGATCTTGGAGAAGGTGGCTTCCATGTCCTGCAAGGCGGCGATCAAGGGAGGCGATTCCATCAGCAGGGCGGAGGCAGAACAGCTGATCGACGAGTTGCTGTCCCTGGAGAATCCCTACCATTGTCCGCACGGGCGGCCGACCATTATCTCCATGAGCAAATATGAGATTGAAAAGAAGTTTAAGAGGATTGTATGA
- the mutS gene encoding DNA mismatch repair protein MutS, with translation MMQQYLQTKEEYKDCILFYRLGDFYEMFFEDAELVSKELELTLTGKNCGMEERAPMCGIPYHAVEGYLNKLVANGHKVAICEQVEDPKLAKGLVKREVIRIVTPGTNLDMQALDESKNNYIMCIVYLADRYGVSIADVSTGDYYVTEVDSERKLFDEITKFSPSEIICNESFYMSGVDIEDLRHRLKITIYALETWYFGDELAETTLLTHFKVKSLEALGLADYDCGMIAAGALLKYLYETQKNDLNNISVIHPYSTGKYMIIDSSTRRNLELVETLREKQKRGSLLWVLDKTKTAMGARLLRSYVEQPLIDKAEIEKRQDAICELNQHVITREELREYLNPIYDLERLITRVTYLTANPRDLIAFRSSIAMLPPIKSLLGDFQCELLGEIREDMDTLEELCALIDRAIMEEPPISVRDGGLIKDGYNEDVDKYRKAKTEGKTWLAELEAKEREKTGIKNLKIKYNKVFGYYLEVTNSYKDLVPDYFMRKQTLANAERYITPELKELEDMILGAEDKLVTLEYDLFCEVRSTIAAEVVRIQRTAKAVAGLDVFVSLALVADQNNYCRPKINENGIIDIKGGRHPVVEKMINNDMFIDNDTYLDNGNHRISIITGPNMAGKSTYMRQTALIVLMAQLGSYVPAASAKIGIVDRIFTRVGASDDLASGQSTFMVEMNEVANILRNATSNSLLILDEIGRGTSTYDGLSIAWAVVEHISNPKLLGAKTLFATHYHELTELEGKLNNVNNYCVAVKEKGDDIVFLRKIVKGGADKSYGIQVAKLAGVPDSVIARAKEIVEELSANDITEVARNISVDTGSKKKKEKLDEVDLTQMSLFDTVRDDDIIEELRNVDVGNLTPIEALNKLYELQNKVKNRW, from the coding sequence ATGATGCAGCAATATCTGCAGACGAAGGAAGAATATAAAGACTGTATCCTGTTTTACCGGCTGGGAGATTTCTACGAGATGTTTTTTGAGGATGCCGAACTGGTGTCCAAAGAACTGGAACTGACGCTGACCGGAAAAAACTGCGGCATGGAGGAGCGCGCACCGATGTGCGGCATCCCGTACCATGCGGTGGAGGGATACTTAAATAAACTTGTGGCAAACGGACACAAGGTTGCCATCTGCGAGCAGGTGGAAGATCCGAAGCTGGCAAAGGGACTGGTCAAGCGCGAGGTCATCCGGATCGTGACGCCGGGAACGAACCTGGATATGCAGGCGCTGGACGAATCCAAGAACAATTATATTATGTGCATCGTGTATCTGGCAGACCGCTACGGCGTATCCATTGCGGACGTCTCAACCGGAGACTACTATGTCACCGAGGTGGATTCGGAGCGGAAGCTTTTCGATGAGATCACAAAATTTTCGCCATCTGAAATTATATGCAACGAAAGTTTTTATATGAGTGGTGTCGATATAGAAGATTTAAGGCATCGACTCAAGATTACAATTTATGCGCTGGAGACATGGTATTTTGGGGATGAGCTTGCAGAGACAACACTGCTTACACACTTTAAGGTAAAGAGTCTGGAGGCGCTGGGACTTGCCGATTATGACTGCGGCATGATTGCTGCGGGAGCACTGTTAAAGTATCTGTACGAGACACAGAAGAACGATCTCAACAACATTTCCGTGATTCATCCGTATTCCACCGGAAAATACATGATCATCGACAGCTCGACCAGAAGGAATCTGGAGCTTGTGGAAACGCTGCGCGAGAAGCAGAAACGCGGATCGCTCCTGTGGGTGCTTGACAAGACGAAGACGGCGATGGGTGCCAGACTGCTCCGCTCCTATGTGGAACAGCCGCTGATTGACAAGGCGGAGATCGAGAAGCGCCAGGATGCAATCTGTGAGCTGAATCAGCACGTGATTACCAGAGAGGAACTCCGGGAATATTTAAATCCGATCTACGATCTGGAGCGTCTGATTACGCGTGTTACATATCTGACCGCCAATCCCAGGGATCTCATTGCCTTCCGCAGTTCGATTGCCATGCTGCCGCCGATCAAGAGTCTTTTGGGCGATTTTCAGTGCGAGCTGCTGGGAGAAATCCGCGAGGACATGGATACGTTGGAGGAGCTCTGCGCACTGATCGACCGGGCTATCATGGAGGAACCGCCCATTTCGGTGCGGGACGGCGGTCTGATCAAGGACGGCTACAACGAGGATGTCGATAAATACCGCAAGGCGAAGACGGAGGGGAAGACCTGGCTGGCGGAACTGGAAGCCAAAGAGCGTGAAAAGACAGGCATCAAGAATTTAAAAATCAAATATAACAAGGTATTCGGCTATTATCTGGAAGTGACCAACTCCTACAAGGATCTGGTTCCAGATTATTTTATGCGCAAGCAGACGCTCGCCAACGCCGAGCGCTATATCACGCCGGAATTAAAAGAACTGGAGGACATGATTCTCGGCGCGGAGGACAAGCTTGTCACATTAGAGTACGATCTCTTCTGTGAGGTGCGGAGTACGATCGCTGCGGAGGTTGTGCGCATCCAGCGGACCGCCAAGGCGGTTGCCGGTCTGGATGTATTCGTGTCGCTCGCACTTGTCGCGGATCAGAATAATTACTGCCGTCCGAAAATCAACGAGAACGGCATCATTGACATCAAGGGCGGACGTCATCCGGTGGTCGAGAAGATGATCAACAACGATATGTTTATTGACAATGACACGTACCTCGACAACGGCAATCACCGCATCTCGATCATTACGGGACCGAACATGGCGGGAAAATCCACCTATATGCGCCAGACGGCGCTGATCGTTCTGATGGCGCAGCTTGGCAGCTATGTGCCTGCGGCATCCGCGAAGATCGGTATCGTGGACCGCATTTTCACACGTGTGGGAGCGTCGGATGATCTTGCCAGCGGGCAGAGTACGTTTATGGTGGAGATGAATGAGGTTGCAAATATTCTGCGCAACGCTACCTCCAACTCGCTGCTGATCTTGGATGAAATCGGGCGCGGCACAAGCACCTACGACGGGCTGAGCATTGCCTGGGCGGTGGTGGAGCATATCAGCAACCCGAAGCTCCTCGGTGCCAAGACGCTTTTTGCCACACATTATCATGAACTGACAGAGCTGGAAGGCAAATTAAACAACGTCAACAATTACTGCGTGGCGGTAAAGGAAAAGGGCGATGACATTGTATTTCTCCGCAAAATCGTAAAGGGCGGCGCGGACAAGAGTTACGGTATCCAGGTGGCAAAGCTTGCCGGCGTGCCGGATTCTGTCATTGCGCGTGCCAAGGAGATCGTGGAGGAATTAAGTGCCAACGACATCACGGAAGTTGCGAGAAATATCTCCGTCGATACGGGAAGCAAAAAGAAAAAAGAAAAGCTGGACGAGGTGGATCTGACGCAGATGTCGTTGTTTGATACCGTGCGGGACGATGACATCATAGAGGAACTGCGGAATGTGGATGTCGGAAATCTGACGCCGATTGAGGCTTTAAACAAATTATACGAACTTCAGAACAAGGTAAAGAACCGCTGGTAA
- a CDS encoding NAD(P)/FAD-dependent oxidoreductase codes for MIRINQIKMPLHHNAAALEQKIRKRLGLSGDQELRYRIIRKSIDARKKPELSLVYSVEVSTSGEEKIIKRANDPNVTIVKQTGYHLPGAVSPTPSIPPVIVGAGPAGLFCAYALTMSGCAPVVLERGRSVTERTKDVERFWESGVLDTVSNVQFGEGGAGTFSDGKLNTLVKDPTGRNRFVLETFVKFGAPEQILYENKPHIGTDILAGVIKNMRQAMEARGARFCFESCMTDYRREADGKMFVEVNHKEWIETSRLVLAIGHSARDTFGMLYQKQDLVMEAKAFAVGFRVEHPQEMMNLQQYGALHAHELPAAPYKVTANLANGRGVYSFCMCPGGYVVNASSEEGRLAVNGMSYSGRDGKNANSAIIVAVTPDDFAGKDPLAGVRFQEMLEERAFAIGKGRIPQQLFGDYCSNRASVSYGAFESATKGACVLGNLRGLLPQALEESFIEGMHAFSRRIPAFDREDAILSGVESRTSSPVRLVRDPKLLVAAGGIYPCGEGAGYAGGIMSAAMDGLKVAEAIMRDMEEQRG; via the coding sequence ATGATACGGATCAATCAGATAAAAATGCCGCTGCATCACAATGCGGCAGCACTGGAACAGAAAATCAGAAAACGTCTGGGACTTTCGGGAGACCAGGAGCTTCGCTACCGGATTATCAGAAAATCCATTGACGCGAGAAAGAAACCGGAACTGTCGTTGGTGTATTCCGTGGAGGTTTCCACTTCCGGAGAAGAGAAAATCATAAAAAGGGCAAACGATCCGAATGTTACGATCGTAAAGCAGACCGGTTATCATCTGCCCGGGGCGGTTTCGCCAACGCCGTCCATCCCGCCGGTGATTGTCGGTGCGGGTCCTGCGGGACTTTTCTGCGCGTATGCGCTCACGATGAGCGGCTGTGCACCGGTTGTCCTTGAGCGCGGGCGTTCAGTGACGGAGCGCACAAAGGATGTGGAGCGCTTCTGGGAGAGCGGAGTGTTGGATACGGTTTCCAACGTGCAGTTCGGAGAGGGCGGCGCAGGAACTTTTTCGGACGGCAAATTAAATACACTGGTCAAGGATCCCACCGGCAGGAACCGGTTTGTTCTGGAAACCTTTGTGAAATTCGGAGCGCCGGAGCAGATTCTGTACGAAAACAAACCGCACATCGGAACGGATATTCTTGCCGGAGTCATCAAAAACATGCGGCAGGCGATGGAAGCGCGCGGCGCCAGGTTTTGCTTTGAGAGTTGTATGACAGATTACCGCAGGGAAGCGGACGGAAAGATGTTTGTTGAGGTCAACCACAAGGAGTGGATCGAGACTTCCAGACTCGTTCTTGCAATCGGTCACAGTGCGCGGGACACGTTTGGGATGCTGTATCAGAAGCAGGATCTTGTCATGGAGGCAAAAGCGTTTGCGGTTGGTTTCCGTGTGGAACACCCGCAGGAGATGATGAATCTGCAGCAATATGGAGCGCTGCATGCACACGAACTTCCGGCAGCCCCCTACAAAGTGACAGCGAACCTCGCAAACGGCAGAGGCGTGTATTCCTTCTGCATGTGTCCGGGCGGATATGTGGTAAACGCATCCTCCGAGGAAGGCAGGCTTGCGGTCAATGGAATGAGCTATTCCGGACGTGACGGGAAAAACGCAAACAGTGCGATTATTGTGGCGGTAACTCCTGACGACTTTGCGGGGAAAGATCCGCTAGCCGGTGTCCGTTTTCAGGAGATGCTCGAGGAGCGGGCATTCGCTATCGGAAAAGGGCGGATTCCGCAGCAGCTTTTTGGAGACTATTGCAGCAATCGTGCCTCGGTGTCTTACGGGGCGTTTGAGAGCGCCACAAAGGGCGCATGTGTGCTTGGCAATTTAAGAGGTCTGCTGCCGCAGGCACTGGAAGAGTCCTTTATCGAGGGGATGCACGCATTCAGCCGCCGGATTCCGGCTTTTGACCGGGAAGACGCCATCCTCTCCGGCGTGGAGAGCCGGACGTCCTCACCGGTGCGCCTGGTGCGCGATCCGAAGCTTCTTGTGGCTGCAGGCGGCATCTATCCGTGTGGGGAGGGCGCGGGCTATGCAGGCGGCATCATGTCCGCGGCGATGGACGGACTGAAAGTGGCAGAGGCGATTATGAGAGATATGGAGGAGCAACGTGGCTGA
- a CDS encoding BaiN/RdsA family NAD(P)/FAD-dependent oxidoreductase, translated as MTDIDVTVIGGGAAGLMAAVSAARCGARTRVIEHMDRIGKKILSTGNGKCNYTNAVQGLSCYRGENPAFVLPVFEQFGQEDTVRLFEELGIYPKIKNGYYYPASEQAVSVVEVFGMECDYLGVDLWTSCGLQSIQKTCTGYEIRTTKGAFSTKTVIFAPGLLAAPKTGSDGSAFPYIEALGHHFVDVVPALVQLHGKQAFFKKLAGIRAEMQVTLYLENAQFQPKGSRGTARGEKPDTVCSERGELQLTASGISGIPVFQISRYATRALADEKHPYVLIDFAPDLTDKEFFDLLSERFYENTHGKSAGEALIGLFNRKLSEVLLSEAGIRSELYAGEVARATLHRLVKCVKNFRVDITGSNGMEAAQVCAGGVDTEEIEATTLASKLADGIYFAGEVIDIDGTCGGYNLQWAWSSGFVAGMHAAEEGMSEQR; from the coding sequence ATGACAGATATAGATGTTACGGTGATCGGTGGCGGCGCGGCAGGACTTATGGCGGCGGTCAGTGCAGCCAGGTGCGGCGCGAGAACACGGGTGATCGAACACATGGACCGGATTGGAAAAAAGATTCTATCCACCGGCAACGGAAAATGTAATTACACAAATGCAGTGCAGGGGCTTTCCTGTTATCGTGGAGAGAACCCTGCTTTTGTGCTGCCTGTTTTTGAGCAGTTCGGGCAGGAGGATACCGTGCGCCTGTTTGAAGAACTTGGAATCTATCCGAAGATCAAAAACGGTTACTATTATCCGGCGAGTGAGCAGGCGGTGTCTGTCGTGGAAGTGTTTGGCATGGAATGCGATTACCTCGGCGTTGATCTGTGGACGTCCTGCGGACTGCAATCCATTCAAAAAACCTGTACCGGGTATGAAATACGCACCACAAAAGGCGCGTTTTCAACCAAAACAGTGATTTTTGCGCCCGGATTGCTGGCAGCACCCAAGACAGGAAGCGACGGAAGTGCATTTCCATATATAGAAGCACTTGGTCATCATTTTGTAGATGTGGTGCCAGCTCTCGTGCAACTGCATGGAAAACAGGCATTTTTCAAGAAACTTGCAGGAATTCGTGCAGAAATGCAGGTAACACTCTACCTGGAAAATGCGCAATTTCAACCAAAAGGCAGCCGTGGGACAGCCCGGGGAGAAAAGCCTGACACGGTGTGCAGTGAGCGGGGCGAACTTCAGCTTACGGCTTCCGGAATCTCGGGTATCCCGGTCTTTCAGATCAGCCGTTATGCGACAAGAGCGCTCGCGGACGAAAAGCATCCCTACGTGCTGATTGATTTTGCGCCGGATCTTACGGACAAGGAGTTTTTTGACCTGCTGTCAGAGCGCTTCTACGAGAATACACATGGCAAGAGCGCCGGGGAGGCACTGATCGGTCTCTTTAACAGAAAGCTGAGCGAGGTACTGCTCTCCGAAGCTGGCATACGGTCGGAACTCTATGCCGGGGAGGTGGCACGCGCCACGTTGCACCGGCTGGTGAAGTGTGTCAAGAATTTCCGGGTTGATATTACCGGAAGCAACGGAATGGAAGCGGCGCAGGTATGCGCAGGGGGCGTTGACACGGAGGAGATTGAAGCTACAACGCTTGCGTCAAAGCTGGCAGACGGTATCTATTTTGCGGGCGAGGTCATTGATATTGACGGCACCTGCGGCGGTTACAATCTGCAGTGGGCGTGGTCGAGCGGCTTTGTGGCGGGGATGCATGCAGCAGAGGAAGGAATGTCAGAACAGAGATGA